A DNA window from Micromonospora sp. NBC_01739 contains the following coding sequences:
- a CDS encoding TetR/AcrR family transcriptional regulator, with protein sequence MRVDKARNRDMVLAAAARLFHEATHPDEVSMDAVAAAAGVGKGTIFRGFGDRRGLLLALYQEHVDRELTAPVAEETPAQTALELMTRTWRFKQRHRILTLALEREGSGSPYQNSGYAQLHAQLTDLVGQARGTDNAAFLAHALIAAVRSDLIEHLRNHPEIDAEAGLRELVYDVLG encoded by the coding sequence ATGCGAGTCGACAAGGCGCGCAACCGGGACATGGTGCTGGCTGCCGCTGCCCGCCTGTTTCACGAGGCCACCCACCCGGATGAGGTCTCGATGGACGCCGTCGCCGCCGCCGCAGGTGTCGGCAAGGGCACGATCTTCCGGGGCTTCGGTGACCGGCGCGGTCTGCTTCTCGCGCTCTACCAGGAGCACGTCGACCGTGAACTCACCGCGCCGGTCGCCGAAGAGACGCCGGCGCAGACCGCCCTGGAACTGATGACCCGCACCTGGCGGTTCAAACAACGCCATCGCATCCTCACCCTCGCCCTGGAGCGGGAGGGCTCTGGCAGCCCGTACCAGAACAGCGGCTACGCCCAACTACACGCCCAACTCACCGACCTCGTCGGCCAGGCACGCGGCACCGACAACGCCGCCTTCCTGGCCCACGCGCTGATCGCCGCCGTACGGAGCGACCTCATCGAGCACCTGCGCAACCACCCCGAAATCGACGCCGAAGCCGGCCTGCGCGAGCTGGTGTACGACGTGCTCGGCTAG
- a CDS encoding ergot alkaloid biosynthesis protein, translated as MTVLVTAATGTTGSRLARRLAGENIPVRRAGRSPGADVRFDWADPTTYPRAVDGVRAIYLVAPPGAVDPEPVVVPFLEQARRAGVRRIALLSSSAVPIGSPGLGMFGARLADFVPEPVVLRPTWFASNFTGDRPHAQSARRDGEIVSATGRGRIPFIDPGDIAAVAARALTDAEVPGGDLVLTGPEPLSFDEVAEILSDTTGRAVRHREVTSKELSERHQRNGVPAAFADVLAAMDVMIAEGAEDRTTTTVEDVTGVPPRSLRQFLLAERVATALPSTP; from the coding sequence ATGACGGTGTTGGTGACCGCAGCGACCGGGACCACCGGCAGCCGTCTCGCCCGGCGACTGGCCGGCGAGAACATCCCGGTACGCCGGGCCGGCCGCTCGCCGGGCGCGGACGTGCGATTCGACTGGGCCGATCCCACCACGTACCCACGGGCCGTCGACGGCGTGCGGGCGATCTACCTGGTGGCGCCACCGGGCGCCGTCGACCCCGAGCCGGTCGTCGTGCCGTTCCTGGAGCAGGCCCGGCGGGCCGGCGTACGCCGAATTGCGCTGCTCAGCTCGTCGGCAGTGCCGATCGGCAGTCCTGGTCTCGGCATGTTCGGCGCGCGTCTCGCCGATTTTGTGCCGGAGCCGGTGGTGCTGCGGCCGACCTGGTTCGCCAGCAACTTCACCGGCGACCGCCCACACGCTCAGTCCGCCCGGCGCGACGGCGAGATCGTCAGCGCCACCGGCCGGGGGCGGATCCCCTTCATCGACCCCGGGGACATCGCCGCCGTCGCCGCGCGGGCACTCACCGACGCCGAGGTGCCCGGCGGCGACCTCGTCCTGACCGGTCCGGAGCCGCTGAGCTTCGACGAGGTCGCCGAGATCCTGAGCGACACCACCGGCCGGGCCGTGCGCCACCGCGAGGTCACCTCGAAGGAGCTCTCCGAGCGGCACCAACGGAACGGCGTGCCGGCCGCCTTCGCCGATGTCCTCGCCGCCATGGACGTGATGATCGCGGAGGGCGCCGAGGACCGGACGACCACCACCGTCGAGGACGTGACAGGTGTGCCGCCGCGATCACTACGGCAGTTCCTCCTGGCCGAACGCGTGGCGACGGCTCTGCCCTCGACGCCCTAG
- a CDS encoding alpha/beta fold hydrolase encodes MGRIPVVLLPATGRTAQDWDVIAAELAAERTVYAVDLRGHGGSDWPGEYRLELFARDVLGLLERLDIGPVDLIGHSLGGLIACRAAAAAGPQHIRRLVLEDIGFPRPRPPAPPERPAGELPFDWRVVEQVRPEIDDPSSDWPDIIARITVPTLLLGGGPSSPVPQRHVAELADRLADARLVTIDAGHLVHETEPDAYLDTVIAFLDA; translated from the coding sequence GTGGGCCGTATCCCGGTGGTGCTGTTGCCCGCCACCGGCCGGACGGCCCAGGACTGGGACGTGATCGCGGCGGAACTGGCCGCCGAGCGGACGGTGTACGCCGTCGATCTGCGCGGTCACGGAGGCAGCGACTGGCCTGGTGAGTACCGGCTGGAACTGTTCGCCCGGGACGTCCTGGGCCTCCTCGAACGCCTCGATATCGGCCCGGTCGACCTGATCGGCCATTCCCTCGGCGGCCTCATCGCCTGCCGGGCGGCGGCGGCAGCCGGACCGCAGCACATCCGTCGCCTGGTGTTGGAGGACATCGGCTTTCCGCGCCCTCGTCCACCTGCGCCACCGGAGCGGCCGGCGGGGGAGTTGCCATTCGACTGGCGGGTGGTGGAGCAGGTCCGCCCCGAGATCGACGACCCGTCTTCAGACTGGCCCGACATCATCGCCCGGATCACCGTACCCACCCTGCTGCTCGGCGGCGGCCCGTCGAGCCCAGTGCCCCAGCGACACGTCGCCGAACTCGCCGACCGGTTGGCCGACGCCCGACTGGTCACCATCGACGCCGGGCACTTGGTGCACGAGACCGAGCCGGATGCCTACCTCGACACGGTGATCGCGTTTCTCGACGCGTAG
- a CDS encoding nuclear transport factor 2 family protein, with protein MSDTPVEIFRRATDRLLAHDMAGFTALYADDAVMEFPFAPPGWPQRLDGRKAVEAYLDGYTDRLDVQRVHDVVVHETTDPDVIVAEMAISGRIVANGEPYTVRYVAVLTIAGGLIRHYRDYWNPLILAETMMETEVSA; from the coding sequence GTGTCCGACACCCCCGTGGAGATCTTCCGCCGCGCCACCGACCGCCTGCTCGCTCACGACATGGCCGGGTTCACCGCGTTGTACGCGGACGACGCCGTCATGGAGTTCCCGTTCGCGCCACCAGGCTGGCCGCAACGCCTCGACGGGCGCAAAGCCGTCGAGGCATACCTGGACGGCTACACCGATCGGCTGGACGTCCAGCGCGTGCACGACGTCGTCGTGCACGAGACCACCGACCCGGACGTCATCGTCGCCGAGATGGCGATCAGCGGCCGGATCGTCGCCAACGGCGAGCCGTACACCGTCCGCTACGTCGCCGTGCTGACCATCGCCGGCGGACTCATCCGGCATTACCGCGACTACTGGAACCCCCTCATCCTCGCCGAGACCATGATGGAGACGGAGGTATCGGCATGA